From a single Aspergillus puulaauensis MK2 DNA, chromosome 2, nearly complete sequence genomic region:
- a CDS encoding uncharacterized protein (InterPro:IPR001810;~PFAM:PF12937;~go_function: GO:0005515 - protein binding [Evidence IEA]): MLFADLPEELLLYIFATYFERDSHTLLLIATLNKRFHRIITPILYSHVSLGLDDADESRKVRRFIMSVFSRPYLAQCVRSLELKELSWVSHQSLARRRKELVARMVTGNILGRPDRLDMFKLVTVVRRLPLLDKHKFNWCTELQEVSPSLDSLIALAFVFLPSLEKLESNWSLDPVFIWHLLPKADMKKVDSTPSPLILRNLTHLKVNSESPCGNSSEILPLFQMPALTHFFASNWGPIRRDGRDDGVEIQTEDSDSGKETTASAITHLELRHCNVDLYSLQTILKHCRSVRTFIFHRDWDPRIHVRLSGLSITRALRPHWETLENITLSFEPGIYIHQEGEIHPLDFSQFSKLTNLYIAAGYLIHDPEDFDYDEFSNHSDMENEEEPGINNHLDDRLPESLEVLRITGFSTPEQTQFLIDNCCRMLQRRSRTPRLRELSIEAPFDKPDVSFDTKALQQEARRADVRFRKINTKDYSDDYSDDKHEMLPPPECDWGMDGEFKWSAKFV, encoded by the exons ATGCTGTTTGCCGACCTGCCTGAAGAGCTGCTGTTGTACATCTTCGCCACCTACTTTGAACGAGACTCGCACACCTTGCTCCTCATCGCGACTCTCAACAAGAGATTCCATCGCATAATAACCCCGATCCTGTACTCGCATGTTTCGTTGGGCTTAGATGACGCGGACGAGTCGCGCAAG GTGCGACGGTTCATCATGTCCGTGTTCTCCAGACCATACCTCGCCCAGTGCGTACGGTCGCTCGAACTCAAAGAACTATCATGGGTTTCGCATCAGTCCTTAGCACGGCGCCGCAAGGAGCTAGTTGCGCGAATGGTGACGGGCAACATCCTTGGTCGTCCGGACAGGCTGGACATGTTCAAGCTCGTGACTGTGGTGCGGCGACTTCCGCTGCTAGATAAGCACAAGTTCAATTGGTGCACGGAGTTGCAGGAGGTTTCGCCGAGCTTGGATTCCCTTATTGCCCTTGCCTTTGTGTTTCTCCCTTCGCTGGAAAAGTTGGAGTCCAACTGGTCTTTGGACCCGGTATTTATCTGGCACCTGTTGCCTAAAGCTGATATGAAAAAGGTAGATTCGACGCCCTCGCCCCTTATTCTTAGGAATTTGACCCATCTGAAAGTCAACTCCGAATCCCCATGTGGCAACTCCTCTGAAATACTCCCCCTTTTTCAGATGCCTGCGCTGACCCACTTTTTCGCCAGCAATTGGGGGCCCATCAGGCGAGATGGCCGGGATGACGGAGTTGAGATTCAGACTGAGGATTCAGATAGCGGCAAAGAGACAACTGCGTCGGCGATCACGCACCTTGAACTCCGCCACTGCAATGTCGATTTGTACAGCTTGCAAACGATCCTTAAACACTGCAGGTCGGTAAGGACGTTTATCTTCCATCGTGACTGGGACCCTCGAATTCACGTGAGACTGTCTGGGCTTTCCATTACCAGGGCACTCCGCCCGCACTGGGAAACACTGGAAAACATAACACTTTCGTTCGAGCCTGGAATTTATATTCACCAGGAAGGGGAGATACATCCGCTGGACTTCTCTCAATTCTCTAAACTCACGAACCTTTACATTGCTGCTGGGTACCTCATACACGATCCAGAAGATTTTGACTACGACGAGTTTTCAAACCACTCCGATATGGAGAACGAAGAAGAACCTGGAATCAATAACCACCTTGATGATCGGCTGCCGGAGTCGCTCGAAGTATTACGCATTACAGGATTCAGCACACCAGAACAGACGCAATTCCTAATTGACAACTGTTGCCGGATGCTTCAACGTCGTTCTCGGACCCCACGACTGCGCGAGCTCTCTATCGAGGCTCCATTCGACAAGCCCGATGTTAGTTTTGACACGAAAGCTTTACAACAGGAAGCACGCCGTGCGGACGTGCGGTTCCGCAAGATCAACACCAAGGACTATTCTGACGACTATTCTGACGATAAACATGAAATGCTCCCCCCACCAGAATGTGACTGGGGCATGGATGGCGAGTTTAAGTGGAGCGCGAAGTTTGTTTGA